A single genomic interval of Pelagerythrobacter marensis harbors:
- the crcB gene encoding fluoride efflux transporter CrcB, which yields MTSISPIAASLYVFAGGGAGAVLRYQVGRLLTHLLGPQAVTAFPWATLAVNVVGSCAMGLLAGWLARHGAGGGEQWRLLAGVGLLGGFTTFSAFSLELMLLIERGQPWLAASYALVSVLAGLSALYIGLIAMRIAA from the coding sequence ATGACGAGCATTTCACCGATTGCGGCCAGCCTCTACGTCTTTGCCGGGGGCGGGGCCGGGGCCGTCCTGCGTTACCAGGTCGGGCGGCTGCTGACCCACCTGCTCGGCCCGCAGGCGGTGACCGCCTTTCCCTGGGCGACGCTGGCGGTCAATGTCGTCGGCAGCTGTGCGATGGGCCTGCTTGCCGGATGGCTGGCGCGCCACGGTGCCGGCGGCGGCGAACAGTGGCGCCTGCTCGCCGGCGTCGGCCTGCTGGGCGGGTTCACGACGTTTTCCGCCTTCAGCCTCGAACTCATGCTGTTGATCGAGCGCGGCCAGCCCTGGCTCGCCGCCAGCTATGCGCTCGTTTCGGTCCTCGCCGGGCTGAGCGCGCTCTATATCGGCCTTATCGCCATGCGGATCGCGGCATGA
- the rpsU gene encoding 30S ribosomal protein S21: MQIIVRDNNVDQALRALKKKLQREGVYREMKLRRHYEKPSEKRAREKAAAVRRARKLERKRAERDGAK; this comes from the coding sequence ATGCAGATCATCGTTCGCGATAACAATGTCGACCAGGCCCTGCGCGCGCTCAAGAAGAAGCTGCAGCGCGAGGGGGTGTATCGCGAGATGAAGCTGCGTCGCCACTACGAAAAGCCCAGCGAGAAGCGGGCGCGCGAGAAGGCCGCCGCCGTGCGCCGCGCGCGCAAGCTGGAACGCAAGCGGGCGGAGCGCGACGGCGCCAAGTAA